Proteins found in one Oncorhynchus gorbuscha isolate QuinsamMale2020 ecotype Even-year linkage group LG15, OgorEven_v1.0, whole genome shotgun sequence genomic segment:
- the LOC123997590 gene encoding LOW QUALITY PROTEIN: serine/threonine-protein kinase 40-like (The sequence of the model RefSeq protein was modified relative to this genomic sequence to represent the inferred CDS: deleted 1 base in 1 codon): MSKRRSLERGAGETSSRASKLLCPGIAGSNAKRAGPFVLGPRLGNSPVPSIVQCLARKDGTDDFYQLKILTLEERGDATGETQEERQGKMLLHTEYSLLSLLHNQDGVVHHHGLFQDRAYEIVEDPEANNGKVRRLKKRICLVLDCLCAHDFSDKTADLINLQHYVIKEKRLSEREAIVIFYDVVRVVEALHKKNIVHRDLKLGNMVLNKRTHRITITNFCLGKHLVSEDDLLKDQRGSPAYISPDVLSGRPYHGKPSDMWALGVVLFTMLYGQFPFYDSIPQELFRKIKAAEYSIPEDGRVSENTVGLIRKLLVLDPQQRLTAAEVLESLSGIIASWQSVSSLTGPLQVVPDIDDQVSHPEHLQEVKMTEESSQYEFENYMRQQLLLAEEKNTIHEAKASFLAKRQFSAIPPVRRLGHDATPVNPLDAAILAQRFLRK; the protein is encoded by the exons ATGTCTAAGCGGCGCTCATTGGAGAGGGGGGCCGGAGAGACCTCAAGCAGGGCCAGCAAGCTCCTCTGTCCTGGAATAGCTGGAAGCAACGCCAAGAGGGCAGGTCCCTTTGTCCTGG GGCCTCGTTTGGGGAACTCGCCCGTGCCAAGCATAGTGCAGTGTCTGGCCAGGAAGGATGGGACGGATGACTTCTACCAGCTAAAG ATCCTGACGCTGGAGGAGCGGGGAGACGCGACCGGGGAGACccaggaggagaggcaggggaagatGCTGCTGCACACCGAGTACTCCCTCCTCTCGCTGCTCCATAACCAGGATGGAGTGGTGCACCACCATGGTCTGTTCCAG GACCGGGCGTACGAGATTGTGGAGGACCCGGAGGCCAACAATGGCAAGGTGCGCCGACTGAAGAAGCGGATCTGCCTGGTGCTGGACTGCCTCTGTGCGCACGACTTCAGCGACAAGACTGCGGACCTCATCAACCTGCAGCACTACGTCATCAAGGAGAAGCGCCTGAGCGAGCGCGAGGCCATCGTCATCTTCTACGACGTGGTGCGCGTGGTGGAGGCCCTGCACAAG AAAAACATTGTGCACCGAGACCTGAAGCTTGGAAACATGGTGCTGAACAAACG AACTCATCGGATTACCATCACCAACTTCTGCCTGGGCAAGCACCTGGTGAGTGAGGACGACCTGCTGAAGGACCAGCGAGGAAGTCCAGCCTACATCAGTCCTGACGTACTGAGTg GGCGGCCATACCACGGAAAGCCCAGTGACATGTGGGCCCTTGGCGTGGTGCTGTTCACCATGCTCTACGGCCAGTTCCCCTTCTACGACAGCATACCTCAGGAGCTATTCCGCAAGATCAAGGCTGCAGAGTACTCCATCCCAGA gGACGGGCGTGTGTCA GAGAACACTGTGGGTCTTATACGGAAGCTGCTGGTGCTAGACCCCCAGCAGAGGCTGACTGCTGCCGAGGTCCTGGAGTCTCTCAGCGGCATTATTGCCTCATG GCAGTCGGTATCCTCTTTGACCGGTCCTCTTCAGGTTGTACCGGACATCGATGACCAGGTCAGCCACCCAGAGCATCTCCAGGAG GTGAAAATGACGGAGGAGTCGTCACAGTACGAGTTTGAGAACTACATGCGCCAGCAGCTGCTGCTGGCCGAGGAGAAGAACACTATTCACGAGGCCAAGGCCAGTTTCCTTGCCAAGCGCCAGTTCAGTGCCATCCCGCCCGTGCGGCGCCTAGGCCACGATGCCACACCCGTCAACCCTCTGGACGCAGCCATCCTGGCCCAGCGCTTCCTCCGGAAGTAG